The window GATGGTGACGGTGACGATATCGGCGACGCCTGTGACAACTGTCCCTATACCTATAATCCGGGGCAGGAAGATACCGATCAAGATGGTATCGGCGATGCCTGTGAAGGTGGTGATTGCGGTCCGGACACTGATGATGACGGTGTCGGTGAACTGTGTGACAATTGTCTGGGAACTTACAATCCTGATCAGGCTGACAGCGACGATGATACTGTCGGTGACGCCTGTGACAACTGTCCCAATGACTATAATCCCGATCAGGCAGACACTGACGGTGACGGCCATGCCGATGCCTGTGACAACTGTCCCACCGTTGCCAACCCGAATCAGGGTGATGCAAATAATGACGGCAGGGGTGACCTGTGTGACAATTGTCCGGGAACTGGCAATCCTGATCAGGCCGACAGTGACGGCGATACTGTCGGCGATGTCTGTGATAATTGTCCCGACATTCCAAATACCGACCAGGCCAACAGTGATACCGATGACTTTGGTAATGCCTGTGACAATTGTCCGGCCGTTTCAAATCCCGATCAGGCCGATGGTGATAGTGACGGCATCGGTGATGACTGCGATAACTGTCCCGGGACGCCCAACGCTAATCAGGCCGATGGTGACGGTGACGATATCGGCGACGCCTGTGACAACTGTCCCAATATTTATAATCCCGGTCAGACGGACACGGATGGAGACGTTTTCGGTGATGCCTGCGACAACTGTCCCACCGTTGCCAACCCAAATCAGGAAGATGCAGATAATGACGGCAGGGGTGACCTGTGTGACAATTGTCCGGGAACTAGCAATCCTGATCAGGCCGACAGCGACGGTGATACTGTGGGCGACGTCTGTGACAATTGTCCAGTGGTGAAAAACACAGATCAGGCTGACAAGGATGATGACGGCATCGGTGATGCCTGCGACAACTGCCCGGATATCTCCAATTCAGGACAGGAGGATATAGATCAGGATGATGTCGGTGATGTCTGCGACAACTGCCTTGATACCTATAATCCCCTCCAGGATGATGTTGACGATGATGGGGTTGGCGATGCCTGCGACAACTGCCCGGATCTTTACAATCCCGATCAGACGTTGCCGCAAGGTGATGTGGACGGTGATTGCGATGTTGACGCTGCTGATGTGAATCTCATCCTTTCCCTGGTAGGTCAGGATGCCGGTGCCTACCCGGAATTCGACATTGACGGTGACGGCATTATCAGCGTAAGCGATGCCAGATTGCTGGTGCAGATGTATCCTTCGCTCGCCCGTGATCGAAGACTGCGCAAACTGCTTCGATAAACGTTAATAACTATGGGGAATATTCGGGGGTGCCGGTCTTTCCGGCACCCCTTTCTTGTCGTGTGCCAGTCATCCGTTGCAACGATATAACATGCTCGGTCTGGATCGCTGCTCCCATGAATATCCGTGCCTGGTGATCGAACATATCGGCCGAGTCGGTCGTGAAGTAGCGGCGGGTGCCGGAACTGCTGCAGAGATTCTCGATCTCCCGGTGTCGTTTCAGATAATCGTCAAGGCTTTCAGCAACAATCCCTCCCTGGGATATCACCTGTATCGAAGGGCTTATGAATCCCTTGATCTTGTTCATCAAAAGCGGGTAATGGGTGCATCCGAGGATCAGGCTGTCTATGTCGGGGTCCCGGCGCAGCAGGTTGCCGATATGCTTTTCTATGAAATAATCGGCGCCGGGGCTTTCCCATTCCCCGTTTTCAACGAGGGGAACCCACAGGGGGCATGCCTCCTGTGTTATGACAATGTCCGGGAATTGCTTGTGGATCTCTATCGGATAGGATCCGGATTCCACGGTTCCCCTCGTTCCCAGGATACCGACGTGCCCTGTTTTCGTATACATGCCGATCCGTTCCGTCACGGGCCTGAGAACGCCAAGGACCCGTCGTTCGGGGGCGATACGGGGCAGATCGCTCTGCTGGATGCTTCGCAGGGCCTTTGCGGATGCCGTGTTGCATGCCAGAATGACCAGCGGGCACCCCCGGTCGAACAGCCACTCCACCGCCTCGAGAGTGCAGCGGTAGACCGTC is drawn from Deltaproteobacteria bacterium and contains these coding sequences:
- a CDS encoding thrombospondin type 3 repeat-containing protein is translated as DGDGDDIGDACDNCPYTYNPGQEDTDQDGIGDACEGGDCGPDTDDDGVGELCDNCLGTYNPDQADSDDDTVGDACDNCPNDYNPDQADTDGDGHADACDNCPTVANPNQGDANNDGRGDLCDNCPGTGNPDQADSDGDTVGDVCDNCPDIPNTDQANSDTDDFGNACDNCPAVSNPDQADGDSDGIGDDCDNCPGTPNANQADGDGDDIGDACDNCPNIYNPGQTDTDGDVFGDACDNCPTVANPNQEDADNDGRGDLCDNCPGTSNPDQADSDGDTVGDVCDNCPVVKNTDQADKDDDGIGDACDNCPDISNSGQEDIDQDDVGDVCDNCLDTYNPLQDDVDDDGVGDACDNCPDLYNPDQTLPQGDVDGDCDVDAADVNLILSLVGQDAGAYPEFDIDGDGIISVSDARLLVQMYPSLARDRRLRKLLR
- the murI gene encoding glutamate racemase translates to MPASHPIGIFDSGYGGLTVMKEILRVLPQYDYIYLGDNARAPYGSRSFETVYRCTLEAVEWLFDRGCPLVILACNTASAKALRSIQQSDLPRIAPERRVLGVLRPVTERIGMYTKTGHVGILGTRGTVESGSYPIEIHKQFPDIVITQEACPLWVPLVENGEWESPGADYFIEKHIGNLLRRDPDIDSLILGCTHYPLLMNKIKGFISPSIQVISQGGIVAESLDDYLKRHREIENLCSSSGTRRYFTTDSADMFDHQARIFMGAAIQTEHVISLQRMTGTRQERGAGKTGTPEYSP